In Solea senegalensis isolate Sse05_10M linkage group LG18, IFAPA_SoseM_1, whole genome shotgun sequence, a single window of DNA contains:
- the LOC122758881 gene encoding cytochrome P450 26A1 — protein MALSALLATLLCTIVLPVLLFLVAVRLWEVYMIRGRDPSCCSPLPPGSMGLPFIGETLQLILQRRKFLRMKRQKYGYIYRTHLFGNPTVRVTGADNVRQILLGEHKLVSVQWPASVRTILGSDTLSNVHGALHKSKKKAIMRAFSREALELYIPVIQEEVRAAVKEWLSRDSCVLVYPEMKRLMFRIAMRILLGFEPEQIKTDEQELVEAFEEMIKNLFSLPIDVPFSGLYRGLKARNFIHSKIEENIKKKVQESDKGSTHRDALQQLIDSSKKSGEPFSMQAIKESATELLFGGHETTASTATSLVMFLGLNPEVVDKVRQELMDKEEQGVDIQNLNIESLELLKYTGCVIKETLRINPPVPGGFRVALKTFELNGYQIPKGWNVIYSICDTHDVAEIFPNKEAFQPERFMTRFSGDSSRFQYIPFGGGSRMCVGKEFAKVLLKIFLVEVVTKCHWTLLNGPPTMKTGPTVYPVDNLPTKFTSYVQN, from the exons ATGGCTCTGAGCGCGCTGCTGGCCACCTTGCTGTGCACCATCGTGCTTCCCGTCCTGCTCTTTCTGGTGGCGGTGAGGCTGTGGGAGGTTTACATGATCCGAGGCCGAGACCCGAGCTGCTGCAGCCCGCTGCCGCCCGGCTCCATGGGCTTACCTTTCATTGGAGAGACGCTGCAGCTCATCCTCCAG aggagAAAGTTTTTGCGGATGAAGCGACAGAAGTACGGATACATCTACCGCACGCATCTCTTTGGGAATCCCACTGTTCGCGTAACGGGAGCGGACAACGTCAGGCAGATTTTACTCGGCGAACACAAGCTGGTGTCCGTGCAGTGGCCCGCGTCTGTGCGCACAATCCTGGGCTCGGACACGCTCTCTAATGTGCACGGAGCTTTGCACAAGAGCAAGAAAAAG GCCATCATGCGTGCCTTCTCCAGGGAAGCTCTGGAGCTCTACATCCCCGTCATCCAGGAGGAGGTGCGGGCGGCGGTGAAGGAGTGGCTCTCCCGGGACTCCTGTGTGCTGGTCTACCCGGAGATGAAACGGCTCATGTTCCGCATAGCCATGAGGATCCTGCTGGGCTTTGAGCCGGAGCAGATTAAGACCGATGAGCAGGAGCTGGTGGAAGCTTTCGAGGAGATGATCAAGAACCTTTTCTCTTTGCCCATCGATGTGCCCTTCAGTGGACTGTACAGG GGTCTGAAGGCGAGGAACTTCATCCACTCCAAAATAGAGGAAAACATCAAGAAGAAGGTGCAGGAGTCAGACAAGGGGTCGACTCACAGAGacgctctgcagcagctcataGACAGCAGCAAGAAGAGTGGCGAGCCCTTCAGCATGCAG GCCATTAAGGAGTCTGCTACAGAGCTGCTGTTTGGAGGACATGAAACCACAGCGAGCACAGCCACGTCCCTGGTCATGTTTCTGGGCCTCAACCCTGAAGTTGTGGACAAAGTGAGACAGGAACTAATGGATAAA GAGGAGCAGGGAGTGGACATACAGAACCTGAACATTGAGTCCTTGGAGTTATTAAAATACACTGGGTGTGTCATTAAAGAGACTCTAAGGATCAACCCTCCTGTACCTGGAGGCTTCAGAGTGGCCctcaagacatttgaacttaat GGTTATCAAATCCCCAAAGGCTGGAATGTCATCTACAGTATCTGCGACACACACGACGTGGCAGAGATTTTCCCCAACAAGGAAGCCTTCCAGCCCGAGCGTTTCATGACCAGGTTCTCAGGTGACTCCTCCAGGTTTCAGTACATCCCGTTCGGAGGCGGCTCCAGAATGTGTGTGGGCAAGGAATTTGCCAAAGTCCTGCTGAAGATCTTCCTGGTGGAAGTGGTCACAAAGTGCCACTGGACTCTTTTGAACGGGCCACCCACCATGAAAACAGGACCTACTGTCTATCCCGTGGACAATCTGCCAACTAAGTTTACCAGCTATGTACAAAATTAA